The Vicingaceae bacterium genome has a segment encoding these proteins:
- a CDS encoding rhomboid family intramembrane serine protease — protein sequence MITLILSIIITIVSIQAFGKREIIAKYSFSPYAIKHRNEWYRFFTHIFIHADWIHLIINLFVFYQFGNIIEEYLHAIFGVKGYYYYLLLFIGGAVFSVLTTFKKYQENYLYQGVGASGGVSAILFAYLLFQPMSSLCLYGLLCLPGIVWGVFYLVYSYFMAKKQLDYINHEAHFWGAVFGIVFIIIIYPKVIYIFLSSFS from the coding sequence ATGATCACTTTGATTTTGTCAATTATTATAACCATTGTTTCCATTCAGGCATTCGGCAAAAGAGAGATCATAGCAAAATATAGTTTTTCACCATACGCCATTAAGCATAGAAACGAATGGTATCGTTTTTTTACACATATTTTTATCCATGCCGATTGGATACACTTAATCATCAATTTATTTGTCTTTTATCAATTCGGCAATATAATCGAAGAATATCTACATGCAATTTTCGGTGTCAAAGGATACTACTATTATTTGTTGTTATTTATTGGAGGAGCAGTTTTTTCGGTATTGACTACTTTTAAAAAATATCAAGAAAATTATCTTTATCAGGGGGTAGGGGCAAGTGGTGGAGTTTCGGCCATTTTATTTGCTTACTTACTGTTTCAACCAATGTCATCTTTATGTTTGTATGGTTTGTTGTGCTTGCCCGGAATTGTTTGGGGCGTTTTCTACCTTGTTTATTCATATTTCATGGCAAAAAAACAATTGGATTATATCAATCATGAAGCCCATTTTTGGGGGGCTGTTTTTGGTATTGTCTTCATTATCATTATTTATCCGAAAGTCATTTATATTTTTCTATCGTCTTTTTCATGA
- the parC gene encoding DNA topoisomerase IV subunit A, whose amino-acid sequence MENKENQDNSEPLENKPTHQETNGQSGDQVIKVSGMYKEWFLDYASYVILERAVPHIDDGLKPVQRRILHSMYEMEDGRFHKVANIIGNTMKLHPHGDASIGDALVQLGQKELLIETQGNWGNIFTGDSAAAPRYIEARLSKFALEVLFSPKVTQWQLSYDGRNKEPVTLPVKFPLLLALGTEGIAVGMACKILPHNFNELIDASIAYLRKKPFQLYPDFPTGGYMDVSNYNDGLRGGKILVRAKISKIDNKTLLIEDIPYGTTTGSLIDSILKANDKGKIKVKKIEDNTAEKVEIIIHLAPGVSPDKTIDALYAFTDCQVSISPNIAVIKDDKPMFLGVSDLLRYSTDNTLKILKEELSIKLLELKEQLHFLSLEKIFIEKRIYRNIEECETWEEIISTIRKGLEPYLHLFYRDVTQEDIERLTEIKIKRISKYDAGLAEENMSKLESQIKETQHHIDNIVDFTIDYFKELKRKYGKGKERKTEIRLFDTIEATKVVVKNEKLYVNFSEGFLGYAMKNEGEYVCDCSDIDDIIVFFKNGTMKVVKIAPKLFVGKNIIYAGVWKKGDKRTTYNYIYTNLDNGKTYVKRFQVPAVTRDKEYNLAGNASKAFVHYLTVNPNGEAEVVTVVHKNKPGLRKIKFDYDFSTLDIKSRDARGNQLTKHPVLKVVQKEKGVSTLEARKIWFDDAIMRLNVDQRGSFLGEFAGDDKIISVYASGYYLITGYDLSLHFEDDLILIEKFIPKKPLTVIYKDKKSGDFYVKRFVPELSKNKVYFLSENNNQQLEAISYDYAPVMKIKFKNSKEENWTEEIWDVDQKTEVRSIKAKGNKFKWYALQNIEWLEPRLKEPPLDQLESPSGDEITRLYQITEDELKEDNPQEDIEKINWDNWSSGQQGTLNFDE is encoded by the coding sequence ATGGAAAATAAGGAAAATCAAGATAATTCGGAGCCCCTCGAAAATAAACCAACACATCAAGAAACTAACGGACAATCCGGAGATCAAGTAATCAAGGTCTCGGGAATGTATAAAGAATGGTTTCTTGATTATGCTTCATATGTTATTCTTGAAAGAGCCGTTCCTCATATTGACGATGGATTAAAACCGGTGCAAAGAAGAATTCTGCATTCTATGTATGAAATGGAGGATGGAAGGTTCCACAAGGTGGCCAACATCATTGGGAACACAATGAAACTCCATCCTCACGGCGACGCTTCCATCGGAGATGCATTGGTACAGTTGGGTCAGAAAGAACTTCTAATTGAAACCCAAGGTAATTGGGGGAATATTTTTACAGGCGACTCGGCTGCCGCACCCCGTTATATTGAAGCCCGGTTAAGCAAGTTCGCTTTGGAAGTGCTGTTTAGCCCAAAAGTTACTCAATGGCAATTGTCTTACGACGGAAGAAATAAAGAACCTGTGACACTTCCCGTAAAATTTCCACTTTTGTTGGCATTGGGCACTGAAGGTATTGCCGTTGGAATGGCTTGCAAAATCTTACCGCATAATTTTAACGAACTGATCGATGCTTCGATTGCATATTTAAGAAAGAAGCCATTTCAATTATATCCCGATTTCCCTACCGGTGGGTATATGGATGTTTCCAATTACAATGATGGACTAAGGGGCGGCAAAATTTTGGTACGGGCCAAAATATCCAAAATTGACAATAAAACATTGTTGATTGAAGATATTCCTTATGGAACCACCACAGGCAGTTTGATTGATTCCATTTTGAAAGCAAACGACAAGGGTAAAATAAAAGTAAAAAAGATTGAAGACAACACCGCCGAAAAAGTTGAGATTATTATCCATCTTGCACCGGGTGTTTCTCCTGATAAAACCATTGATGCGCTCTATGCATTTACCGATTGCCAGGTTTCCATTTCTCCCAATATAGCAGTTATCAAAGACGATAAACCCATGTTTTTGGGTGTGAGCGATTTGCTTAGATATTCCACAGACAATACGCTTAAAATTCTTAAAGAAGAATTGTCCATTAAACTTCTTGAGTTAAAAGAACAATTACACTTTCTGTCTCTTGAAAAAATATTTATAGAAAAGAGAATTTACAGAAATATAGAAGAATGTGAAACTTGGGAAGAAATTATTTCTACCATCCGGAAAGGATTAGAACCCTATTTGCATTTGTTTTATAGAGATGTTACGCAAGAAGATATTGAGCGATTGACTGAAATAAAAATTAAGCGTATCTCAAAGTATGATGCAGGGCTTGCTGAAGAAAATATGTCCAAACTCGAAAGTCAAATCAAAGAAACCCAACATCACATCGATAATATAGTTGACTTTACCATTGATTATTTTAAGGAGTTAAAAAGAAAGTATGGTAAAGGAAAAGAAAGAAAAACCGAAATCAGATTGTTTGATACCATCGAAGCCACCAAAGTGGTTGTCAAAAATGAAAAGCTATATGTGAATTTTTCTGAAGGATTTTTAGGATATGCCATGAAAAACGAGGGGGAGTATGTGTGTGATTGTTCTGATATCGATGACATCATTGTATTCTTTAAAAATGGCACGATGAAGGTGGTTAAAATTGCCCCAAAACTCTTTGTTGGAAAAAATATCATTTATGCAGGTGTCTGGAAAAAAGGAGATAAGCGTACTACCTACAATTACATATATACCAATTTGGATAACGGAAAAACTTATGTAAAAAGGTTCCAGGTGCCTGCTGTAACTCGAGATAAAGAATATAACCTTGCCGGTAATGCTTCCAAGGCATTTGTACATTATTTAACGGTCAATCCCAATGGTGAGGCCGAAGTTGTGACTGTGGTTCATAAAAACAAACCCGGCTTGAGGAAAATTAAATTTGATTATGATTTTTCTACTTTAGACATTAAAAGCAGAGATGCCCGTGGAAATCAGCTTACAAAACATCCGGTTTTGAAAGTTGTGCAAAAAGAAAAAGGAGTATCTACTCTGGAAGCCCGCAAAATATGGTTTGACGATGCCATAATGCGGTTGAATGTGGATCAACGTGGCTCGTTTCTCGGAGAATTTGCAGGTGATGACAAAATCATTTCGGTGTATGCGTCAGGTTATTATCTGATTACGGGTTACGATTTATCATTACACTTTGAAGATGACTTGATTTTAATTGAAAAATTTATACCGAAAAAACCATTGACGGTGATATACAAGGACAAAAAGTCCGGAGATTTTTATGTCAAAAGGTTTGTACCTGAATTAAGCAAAAATAAGGTTTACTTTTTGTCTGAAAACAACAACCAACAATTAGAAGCAATCTCCTATGACTATGCACCGGTCATGAAAATCAAATTTAAAAACAGCAAAGAAGAGAATTGGACAGAAGAAATTTGGGATGTTGATCAAAAAACCGAAGTTCGCAGCATCAAAGCCAAAGGGAATAAATTTAAATGGTATGCATTACAAAATATAGAATGGCTCGAACCTCGTTTGAAAGAGCCACCATTGGATCAACTCGAATCTCCTTCAGGCGATGAAATTACGCGCTTGTATCAAATCACCGAAGATGAGTTAAAAGAAGACAATCCTCAGGAAGACATCGAAAAAATTAATTGGGATAATTGGTCGTCCGGTCAACAAGGGACTTTAAATTTTGATGAATAA
- the parE gene encoding DNA topoisomerase (ATP-hydrolyzing), producing the protein MQENYNYSEEHIKSLDWKDHIRLRPGMYIGKLGDGSSFDDGIYILLKEIIDNSIDEHVMGFGNKIIVKIQDNRVEVRDFGRGIPLGKVVDCVSKINTGAKYDSAAFKKSVGLNGVGTKAVNALSELFVVESYRDGQMKKAVFERGNLIEESDIVATNEKNGTKIIFIPDKEIFPDYKYKSAFVEKLLWNYAYLNSKLTLFFNDQKFHSENGLKDLLEQNLSDEILYPIIHLKGDDIEVAITHTNSYGEEYYSYVNGQYTSQGGTHLQAFKEAYVRVIRDFFQKDYDVSDIRTAISAALSVRIVEPVFESQTKTKLGSNEIEPGGQSLRSFVYEFLKTELDNYLHKNPETAAALQERILRSEKERKELAGIRKLAKERSKKASLHNKKLRDCRIHFNDKHERSIESTLFITEGDSAAGSITKARDVNTQAVFSLKGKPLNTYSLTKKVVYENEEFNLLQAALGVEDGMENLRYNYVVIATDADVDGMHIRLLMITFFLQFFPDLVKNGHLYVLQTPLFRVRNKQETIYCYNEEEKQKAIQKLSSKGKVEITRFKGLGEISPDEFKQFIGKNIKLSPVIIGKETPIYDILSFYMGKNTPERQEFIIENLKVEKDLAE; encoded by the coding sequence ATGCAAGAGAATTACAACTATTCGGAAGAACATATAAAGTCGCTTGATTGGAAAGATCACATACGTCTGCGTCCGGGCATGTATATCGGAAAGCTCGGAGACGGTTCTTCATTTGATGATGGAATCTATATCTTGTTGAAAGAAATTATCGACAATTCGATTGATGAGCATGTTATGGGTTTTGGCAACAAGATAATTGTCAAAATACAGGATAATCGTGTGGAAGTGAGGGATTTTGGAAGGGGAATTCCTTTGGGTAAAGTTGTAGATTGTGTTTCTAAAATTAATACCGGTGCAAAATATGACAGTGCAGCTTTTAAAAAAAGTGTAGGGTTAAATGGTGTGGGAACAAAAGCCGTCAACGCACTTTCCGAGTTGTTTGTGGTAGAAAGTTACCGTGACGGTCAAATGAAAAAAGCCGTATTTGAAAGAGGCAATTTGATAGAAGAAAGCGATATAGTTGCAACAAACGAAAAAAATGGAACAAAAATAATTTTCATTCCTGACAAAGAAATTTTCCCTGATTATAAATACAAAAGTGCCTTTGTTGAAAAATTATTGTGGAATTATGCTTATTTAAACAGTAAACTTACTTTATTTTTTAATGATCAAAAATTTCATTCCGAAAATGGTCTGAAAGATCTTTTAGAACAAAATTTAAGTGACGAAATTCTGTATCCTATCATACATTTAAAGGGGGATGACATAGAAGTGGCCATCACACATACCAATTCGTATGGCGAAGAATATTACTCTTATGTAAACGGACAATATACTTCACAAGGTGGGACACATTTGCAGGCCTTCAAAGAAGCTTATGTGAGAGTCATCAGGGATTTTTTTCAAAAAGATTATGATGTTTCAGATATCCGTACTGCCATCAGCGCTGCTTTGTCGGTGAGAATTGTTGAACCTGTGTTTGAATCGCAAACAAAAACCAAACTTGGATCAAACGAAATAGAACCGGGAGGGCAAAGTTTGCGTTCATTTGTTTACGAATTTCTTAAAACCGAACTTGACAATTATTTGCATAAAAATCCCGAAACTGCTGCTGCATTACAAGAAAGGATACTACGCTCGGAAAAAGAAAGAAAAGAACTTGCAGGTATCAGAAAATTGGCAAAAGAACGGTCAAAAAAAGCAAGTTTGCACAACAAGAAACTTCGCGATTGCCGGATACACTTCAACGATAAACATGAACGCAGTATAGAGTCCACTCTTTTTATCACAGAGGGCGATTCTGCTGCCGGATCCATTACCAAGGCAAGAGATGTCAATACTCAGGCGGTGTTTAGTTTAAAGGGAAAACCGCTCAATACTTACTCACTCACCAAAAAGGTAGTTTATGAAAACGAAGAATTTAATCTGTTGCAGGCAGCATTGGGCGTGGAAGATGGCATGGAAAATTTGCGCTACAATTATGTGGTGATAGCAACAGATGCCGATGTAGATGGGATGCACATCCGGCTGTTGATGATCACATTCTTTCTGCAATTTTTCCCGGATTTGGTGAAAAACGGACATTTGTATGTTTTGCAAACACCTCTTTTCAGAGTAAGAAACAAACAAGAAACCATCTATTGTTACAATGAAGAAGAAAAACAAAAAGCCATTCAAAAATTATCCTCCAAAGGAAAGGTGGAAATTACCAGATTTAAAGGATTGGGAGAGATTTCTCCGGACGAATTCAAGCAATTTATAGGCAAAAATATAAAATTAAGTCCGGTAATAATCGGAAAAGAGACCCCTATATATGATATTTTATCGTTTTATATGGGAAAAAATACTCCCGAACGTCAAGAATTTATCATAGAAAATTTGAAAGTAGAAAAAGATTTGGCTGAATAA